Proteins from a single region of Pungitius pungitius chromosome 4, fPunPun2.1, whole genome shotgun sequence:
- the rbm26 gene encoding RNA-binding protein 26 isoform X2, with the protein MESSTESKMIIENIDALKTWLSETLEPICDADPSALAKYVVALVKKDKSEKELKALCIDQLDVFLQKETQPFVDKLFEAINNKNYLPQPDQPPSLIKVEKDEPKKEEANRQDEREKKFPRRVNHSPPQSSSRYNRDIRRGDERKRDDRSRKREYDRIPPRRDSYRDRYNRRRGRSYSRSRSRSWSKDHIRDRDRDRDRDRDRNRDRSRSRSHSRTRSGSRSRERDSGKLKFEHDRVERPESAECFPPAVVLPAATTSHFPVPTLSSTITVIAPTHHHSNNTTESWSDFRPENPVDRGLFNRGPPPQQRKRCRDYDEKGFCMRGDMCPFDHGSDPVVVEDVNLPNMLPFQPPPLPGDQRPPPGLPPPPPLMNPPPVNLRPPVPPPGSLPPSLPPVAGPPPPLPPLQPSGMDAPPNSMTSSVPTIVTSGMRSSLPPAPVPRFTSDNFETDVYNPEAPSITNTSRPIYRHRVNAQRPNLIGLTMGDVDQPPRDKIPNNSMRIVMESDLRKRPPGLLDGGLPMKKPWFDKPNFNSPKHQGYQKRVPFPTNTKLLVRQIPHELNNISKLNEHFSKFGTIVNLQVAFQNDPEGALIQFAAPHEAKRAIQSTEAVLNNRFIRVHWFRDDGSDGQGQSIPQQQPQPDMQASDTSLKQSVKDRLGPLLNANSEFSQDTSVASQTPSKMSVKDRLGFSAKPAAPVEKVFSTSSGLTKTVYNPDALRAAQKTTEEALKKKREALRLQQDVRKKKQEILEKHIETQKLLISKLEKNKTMKAEDKAKIMETLGTLTKSITKLQEEIKGVSASNNQPRTAKSKAQAQKELLDAELDLYTKTQAGEDTALLKLKYTQLQIEAARRGILSAGRGRGVHARGRGALRARGRGSRGRGRGASLHAVVDHRPRALEIFGFPEADHVDLLPHFAQFGEIEDCRIDEHNLSAVITYKTRAEAEQAALHGVRFNNQHLRLAWHKVVKTQSTADVDDAGPEEDEYPEESLSDDALLQDDDEEEDDNEPRSWRR; encoded by the exons ATGGAAAGCTCGACCGAATCTAAAATGATAATTGAAAACATTGATGCCTTGAAAACATGGCTGTCTGAAACCCTCGAGCCCAT ATGCGATGCAGACCCCTCTGCCCTGGCTAAGTATGTTGTTGCTTTGgtgaagaaagacaaaagtgAAAAGGAACTCAAAGCCCTATGTATAGACCAGTTGGATGTATTTCTCCAGAAAG AGACCCAGCCATTTGTGGATAAGCTGTTTGAAGCcattaacaacaaaaactacCTCCCGCAGCCCGATCAGCCACCGTCTCTGATCAAAGTTGAGAAGGATGAGCCTAAGAAAGAAGAG gcaAACCGCCAAGACGAACGGGAGAAGAAGTTTCCTCGAAGAGTGAATCACAGCCCACCCCAATCAAGTTCTCGCTACAACAGAGATattag GAGAGGAGATGAGCGTAAGAGGGACGACCGCTCCAGGAAGAGGGAATATGACCGCATACCTCCACGAAGGGATTCGTACCGCGATCGATACAATCGCAGGAGAGGCCGCAGTTACAGTCGTAGCCGCAGCCGCAGTTGGAGCAAGGATCACATCCGAGACCGGGACCGGGACAGGGACAGAGACCGGGACAGGAACCGTGATCGCAGCAGGAGCCGGTCACACAGCCGAACTCGGTCTGGAAGCAGGAGTAGAG AAAGAGATTCTGGGaagttgaagtttgaacacgaTCGAGTAGAAAGACCAGAGAGTGCCGAGTGCTTTCCTCCAGCAGTCGTACTCCCCGCTGCGACCACTTCACACTTCCCTGTGCCAACGCTGAGCAGCACCATTACAGTCATTGCCCCCACACATCATCATAGCAACAATACCACTGAGAGTTGGTCTGACTTCCGCCCTGAAAACCCTGTGGATCGTGGCCTTTTTAATAGAGGACCACCCCCTCAACAGAGGAAGCGTTGCCGTGACTATGATG AAAAGGGTTTCTGCATGAGAGGGGACATGTGTCCGTTCGACCATGGAAGTGACCCAGTTGTGGTGGAGGATGTCAATTTGCCCAACATGCTGCCCTTCCAACCTCCACCACTTCCAGGTGACCAAAGACCACCCCCAGGcctgccaccaccaccacctcttaTGAACCCCCCGCCCGTGAACCTGCGCCCCCCCGTGCCCCCACCAGGTTCCCTCCCACCCAGCCTTCCACCTGTTGCAG gtcctcctcctccgctgcctcccCTGCAACCATCGGGCATGGATGCTCCTCCCAATTCTATGACCAGCTCTGTTCCCACCATTGTCACCTCTGGGATGCGCTCCTCTCTTCCCCCGGCCCCTGTCCCGCGCTTCACCTCTG ACAACTTTGAGACAGACGTGTATAATCCTGAGGCTCCCAGCATCACCAATACCTCAAGGCCAATCTACCGCCATCGGGTCAATGCCCAGAGACCTAACCTGATTGGGCTCACCATGGGGGATGTGGACCAGCCCCCAAGAG ACAAGATCCCGAACAACAGCATGAGGATCGTAATGGAATCTGATTTGAGGAAGAGACCACCTGGCCTTCTTGATGGAGGCCTTCCTATGAAGAAACCGTGGTTTGACAA ACCCAACTTTAACTCACCCAAACACCAGGGCTACCAGAAAAGAGTCCCTTTCCCCACCAACACCAAGCTGCTGGTTCGTCAAATTCCTCATGAGCTCAACAACATCAGCAAACTTAACGAACATTTCAGCAAGTTTGGGACCATCGTCAACCTACAG GTGGCCTTCCAAAATGACCCAGAGGGCGCACTGATCCAGTTTGCTGCCCCACACGAGGCTAAGCGGGCTATACAAAGCACAGAGGCGGTTCTCAACAACCGCTTCATCAGAGTGCACTGGTTTCGTGATGATGGGAGTGACGGGCAGGGCCAGTCCatcccacagcagcagccacagccaGACATG CAGGCCTCCGACACGTCTCTGAAGCAGTCGGTCAAAGATCGCCTCGGACCTCTTCTCAATGCCAACTCTGAGTTCTCACAAGATACCAGTGTAGCCTctcag ACCCCCTCTAAGATGTCAGTGAAGGACCGTTTGGGTTTCTCTGCCAAACCAGCAGCTCCTGTTGAAAAA GTGTTTTCGACATCCTCGGGCCTCACAAAGACTGTATACAATCCTGATGCCCTCAGGGCGGCCCAGAAAACCACAGAGGAGGCTCTGAAGAAGAAACGG GAAGCACTAAGACTACAGCAGGATGTAAGGAAAAAGAAGCAGGAAATATTGGAGAAGCACATCGAGACACAGAAG CTCCTGATATCCAAACTtgagaagaacaaaacaatgaagGCAGAGGACAAAGCCAAGATCATGGAAACTTTAGGCACGTTAACCAAGAGCATCACCAAACTTCAAGAGGAGATAAAGGGAGTCTCGGCCAGCAACAACCAGCCTCGCACAGCCAAGAGCAAAGCCCAG gcGCAGAAGGAGCTGCTTGACGCGGAGCTGGACCTGTACACGAAGACCCAGGCCGGAGAGGACACTGCTCTGTTGAAGCTCAAGTACACGCAGCTGCAAATTGAG GCGGCTAGAAGGGGAATCCTGTCGGCAGGAAGAGGGCGGGGGGTCCACGCTCGAGGGCGCGGGGCTCTGAGGGCCCGGGGAAGAGGCTCCAGAGGACGGGGAAGAGGCGCTTCGCTGCACGCAGTTGTGGACCATCGACCGCGAGCGCTGGAGATCTTTGGATTCCCTGAAGCAGACCATGTGGACCTGCTGCCACACTTTGCT CAATTTGGGGAGATTGAAGATTGCCGGATTGATGAACACAACCTGTCTGCAGTCATAACCTACAAGACGAGAGCAGAGGCAGAACAG GCGGCTCTCCACGGTGTGAGGTTCAACAACCAGCACTTGCGTCTGGCCTGGCATAAAGTTGTCAAGACTCAGAGTACTGCAGATGTTGATGATGCAGGAccggaggaggatgag TACCCGGAGGAGTCGCTGAGTGACGACGCTTTGCTTCAggatgacgatgaggaggaagatgacaaCGAGCCTCGCTCTTGGCGTAGATGA
- the rbm26 gene encoding RNA-binding protein 26 isoform X1, translating to MESSTESKMIIENIDALKTWLSETLEPICDADPSALAKYVVALVKKDKSEKELKALCIDQLDVFLQKETQPFVDKLFEAINNKNYLPQPDQPPSLIKVEKDEPKKEEANRQDEREKKFPRRVNHSPPQSSSRYNRDIRRGDERKRDDRSRKREYDRIPPRRDSYRDRYNRRRGRSYSRSRSRSWSKDHIRDRDRDRDRDRDRNRDRSRSRSHSRTRSGSRSRERDSGKLKFEHDRVERPESAECFPPAVVLPAATTSHFPVPTLSSTITVIAPTHHHSNNTTESWSDFRPENPVDRGLFNRGPPPQQRKRCRDYDEKGFCMRGDMCPFDHGSDPVVVEDVNLPNMLPFQPPPLPGDQRPPPGLPPPPPLMNPPPVNLRPPVPPPGSLPPSLPPVAGPPPPLPPLQPSGMDAPPNSMTSSVPTIVTSGMRSSLPPAPVPRFTSDNFETDVYNPEAPSITNTSRPIYRHRVNAQRPNLIGLTMGDVDQPPRDKIPNNSMRIVMESDLRKRPPGLLDGGLPMKKPWFDKPNFNSPKHQGYQKRVPFPTNTKLLVRQIPHELNNISKLNEHFSKFGTIVNLQVAFQNDPEGALIQFAAPHEAKRAIQSTEAVLNNRFIRVHWFRDDGSDGQGQSIPQQQPQPDMQASDTSLKQSVKDRLGPLLNANSEFSQDTSVASQQTPSKMSVKDRLGFSAKPAAPVEKVFSTSSGLTKTVYNPDALRAAQKTTEEALKKKREALRLQQDVRKKKQEILEKHIETQKLLISKLEKNKTMKAEDKAKIMETLGTLTKSITKLQEEIKGVSASNNQPRTAKSKAQAQKELLDAELDLYTKTQAGEDTALLKLKYTQLQIEAARRGILSAGRGRGVHARGRGALRARGRGSRGRGRGASLHAVVDHRPRALEIFGFPEADHVDLLPHFAQFGEIEDCRIDEHNLSAVITYKTRAEAEQAALHGVRFNNQHLRLAWHKVVKTQSTADVDDAGPEEDEYPEESLSDDALLQDDDEEEDDNEPRSWRR from the exons ATGGAAAGCTCGACCGAATCTAAAATGATAATTGAAAACATTGATGCCTTGAAAACATGGCTGTCTGAAACCCTCGAGCCCAT ATGCGATGCAGACCCCTCTGCCCTGGCTAAGTATGTTGTTGCTTTGgtgaagaaagacaaaagtgAAAAGGAACTCAAAGCCCTATGTATAGACCAGTTGGATGTATTTCTCCAGAAAG AGACCCAGCCATTTGTGGATAAGCTGTTTGAAGCcattaacaacaaaaactacCTCCCGCAGCCCGATCAGCCACCGTCTCTGATCAAAGTTGAGAAGGATGAGCCTAAGAAAGAAGAG gcaAACCGCCAAGACGAACGGGAGAAGAAGTTTCCTCGAAGAGTGAATCACAGCCCACCCCAATCAAGTTCTCGCTACAACAGAGATattag GAGAGGAGATGAGCGTAAGAGGGACGACCGCTCCAGGAAGAGGGAATATGACCGCATACCTCCACGAAGGGATTCGTACCGCGATCGATACAATCGCAGGAGAGGCCGCAGTTACAGTCGTAGCCGCAGCCGCAGTTGGAGCAAGGATCACATCCGAGACCGGGACCGGGACAGGGACAGAGACCGGGACAGGAACCGTGATCGCAGCAGGAGCCGGTCACACAGCCGAACTCGGTCTGGAAGCAGGAGTAGAG AAAGAGATTCTGGGaagttgaagtttgaacacgaTCGAGTAGAAAGACCAGAGAGTGCCGAGTGCTTTCCTCCAGCAGTCGTACTCCCCGCTGCGACCACTTCACACTTCCCTGTGCCAACGCTGAGCAGCACCATTACAGTCATTGCCCCCACACATCATCATAGCAACAATACCACTGAGAGTTGGTCTGACTTCCGCCCTGAAAACCCTGTGGATCGTGGCCTTTTTAATAGAGGACCACCCCCTCAACAGAGGAAGCGTTGCCGTGACTATGATG AAAAGGGTTTCTGCATGAGAGGGGACATGTGTCCGTTCGACCATGGAAGTGACCCAGTTGTGGTGGAGGATGTCAATTTGCCCAACATGCTGCCCTTCCAACCTCCACCACTTCCAGGTGACCAAAGACCACCCCCAGGcctgccaccaccaccacctcttaTGAACCCCCCGCCCGTGAACCTGCGCCCCCCCGTGCCCCCACCAGGTTCCCTCCCACCCAGCCTTCCACCTGTTGCAG gtcctcctcctccgctgcctcccCTGCAACCATCGGGCATGGATGCTCCTCCCAATTCTATGACCAGCTCTGTTCCCACCATTGTCACCTCTGGGATGCGCTCCTCTCTTCCCCCGGCCCCTGTCCCGCGCTTCACCTCTG ACAACTTTGAGACAGACGTGTATAATCCTGAGGCTCCCAGCATCACCAATACCTCAAGGCCAATCTACCGCCATCGGGTCAATGCCCAGAGACCTAACCTGATTGGGCTCACCATGGGGGATGTGGACCAGCCCCCAAGAG ACAAGATCCCGAACAACAGCATGAGGATCGTAATGGAATCTGATTTGAGGAAGAGACCACCTGGCCTTCTTGATGGAGGCCTTCCTATGAAGAAACCGTGGTTTGACAA ACCCAACTTTAACTCACCCAAACACCAGGGCTACCAGAAAAGAGTCCCTTTCCCCACCAACACCAAGCTGCTGGTTCGTCAAATTCCTCATGAGCTCAACAACATCAGCAAACTTAACGAACATTTCAGCAAGTTTGGGACCATCGTCAACCTACAG GTGGCCTTCCAAAATGACCCAGAGGGCGCACTGATCCAGTTTGCTGCCCCACACGAGGCTAAGCGGGCTATACAAAGCACAGAGGCGGTTCTCAACAACCGCTTCATCAGAGTGCACTGGTTTCGTGATGATGGGAGTGACGGGCAGGGCCAGTCCatcccacagcagcagccacagccaGACATG CAGGCCTCCGACACGTCTCTGAAGCAGTCGGTCAAAGATCGCCTCGGACCTCTTCTCAATGCCAACTCTGAGTTCTCACAAGATACCAGTGTAGCCTctcag CAGACCCCCTCTAAGATGTCAGTGAAGGACCGTTTGGGTTTCTCTGCCAAACCAGCAGCTCCTGTTGAAAAA GTGTTTTCGACATCCTCGGGCCTCACAAAGACTGTATACAATCCTGATGCCCTCAGGGCGGCCCAGAAAACCACAGAGGAGGCTCTGAAGAAGAAACGG GAAGCACTAAGACTACAGCAGGATGTAAGGAAAAAGAAGCAGGAAATATTGGAGAAGCACATCGAGACACAGAAG CTCCTGATATCCAAACTtgagaagaacaaaacaatgaagGCAGAGGACAAAGCCAAGATCATGGAAACTTTAGGCACGTTAACCAAGAGCATCACCAAACTTCAAGAGGAGATAAAGGGAGTCTCGGCCAGCAACAACCAGCCTCGCACAGCCAAGAGCAAAGCCCAG gcGCAGAAGGAGCTGCTTGACGCGGAGCTGGACCTGTACACGAAGACCCAGGCCGGAGAGGACACTGCTCTGTTGAAGCTCAAGTACACGCAGCTGCAAATTGAG GCGGCTAGAAGGGGAATCCTGTCGGCAGGAAGAGGGCGGGGGGTCCACGCTCGAGGGCGCGGGGCTCTGAGGGCCCGGGGAAGAGGCTCCAGAGGACGGGGAAGAGGCGCTTCGCTGCACGCAGTTGTGGACCATCGACCGCGAGCGCTGGAGATCTTTGGATTCCCTGAAGCAGACCATGTGGACCTGCTGCCACACTTTGCT CAATTTGGGGAGATTGAAGATTGCCGGATTGATGAACACAACCTGTCTGCAGTCATAACCTACAAGACGAGAGCAGAGGCAGAACAG GCGGCTCTCCACGGTGTGAGGTTCAACAACCAGCACTTGCGTCTGGCCTGGCATAAAGTTGTCAAGACTCAGAGTACTGCAGATGTTGATGATGCAGGAccggaggaggatgag TACCCGGAGGAGTCGCTGAGTGACGACGCTTTGCTTCAggatgacgatgaggaggaagatgacaaCGAGCCTCGCTCTTGGCGTAGATGA
- the rbm26 gene encoding RNA-binding protein 26 isoform X3: MESSTESKMIIENIDALKTWLSETLEPICDADPSALAKYVVALVKKDKSEKELKALCIDQLDVFLQKETQPFVDKLFEAINNKNYLPQPDQPPSLIKVEKDEPKKEEANRQDEREKKFPRRVNHSPPQSSSRYNRDIRRGDERKRDDRSRKREYDRIPPRRDSYRDRYNRRRGRSYSRSRSRSWSKDHIRDRDRDRDRDRDRNRDRSRSRSHSRTRSGSRSRERDSGKLKFEHDRVERPESAECFPPAVVLPAATTSHFPVPTLSSTITVIAPTHHHSNNTTESWSDFRPENPVDRGLFNRGPPPQQRKRCRDYDEKGFCMRGDMCPFDHGSDPVVVEDVNLPNMLPFQPPPLPGDQRPPPGLPPPPPLMNPPPVNLRPPVPPPGSLPPSLPPVAGPPPPLPPLQPSGMDAPPNSMTSSVPTIVTSGMRSSLPPAPVPRFTSDNFETDVYNPEAPSITNTSRPIYRHRVNAQRPNLIGLTMGDVDQPPRDKIPNNSMRIVMESDLRKRPPGLLDGGLPMKKPWFDKPNFNSPKHQGYQKRVPFPTNTKLLVRQIPHELNNISKLNEHFSKFGTIVNLQVAFQNDPEGALIQFAAPHEAKRAIQSTEAVLNNRFIRVHWFRDDGSDGQGQSIPQQQPQPDMASDTSLKQSVKDRLGPLLNANSEFSQDTSVASQQTPSKMSVKDRLGFSAKPAAPVEKVFSTSSGLTKTVYNPDALRAAQKTTEEALKKKREALRLQQDVRKKKQEILEKHIETQKLLISKLEKNKTMKAEDKAKIMETLGTLTKSITKLQEEIKGVSASNNQPRTAKSKAQAQKELLDAELDLYTKTQAGEDTALLKLKYTQLQIEAARRGILSAGRGRGVHARGRGALRARGRGSRGRGRGASLHAVVDHRPRALEIFGFPEADHVDLLPHFAQFGEIEDCRIDEHNLSAVITYKTRAEAEQAALHGVRFNNQHLRLAWHKVVKTQSTADVDDAGPEEDEYPEESLSDDALLQDDDEEEDDNEPRSWRR, encoded by the exons ATGGAAAGCTCGACCGAATCTAAAATGATAATTGAAAACATTGATGCCTTGAAAACATGGCTGTCTGAAACCCTCGAGCCCAT ATGCGATGCAGACCCCTCTGCCCTGGCTAAGTATGTTGTTGCTTTGgtgaagaaagacaaaagtgAAAAGGAACTCAAAGCCCTATGTATAGACCAGTTGGATGTATTTCTCCAGAAAG AGACCCAGCCATTTGTGGATAAGCTGTTTGAAGCcattaacaacaaaaactacCTCCCGCAGCCCGATCAGCCACCGTCTCTGATCAAAGTTGAGAAGGATGAGCCTAAGAAAGAAGAG gcaAACCGCCAAGACGAACGGGAGAAGAAGTTTCCTCGAAGAGTGAATCACAGCCCACCCCAATCAAGTTCTCGCTACAACAGAGATattag GAGAGGAGATGAGCGTAAGAGGGACGACCGCTCCAGGAAGAGGGAATATGACCGCATACCTCCACGAAGGGATTCGTACCGCGATCGATACAATCGCAGGAGAGGCCGCAGTTACAGTCGTAGCCGCAGCCGCAGTTGGAGCAAGGATCACATCCGAGACCGGGACCGGGACAGGGACAGAGACCGGGACAGGAACCGTGATCGCAGCAGGAGCCGGTCACACAGCCGAACTCGGTCTGGAAGCAGGAGTAGAG AAAGAGATTCTGGGaagttgaagtttgaacacgaTCGAGTAGAAAGACCAGAGAGTGCCGAGTGCTTTCCTCCAGCAGTCGTACTCCCCGCTGCGACCACTTCACACTTCCCTGTGCCAACGCTGAGCAGCACCATTACAGTCATTGCCCCCACACATCATCATAGCAACAATACCACTGAGAGTTGGTCTGACTTCCGCCCTGAAAACCCTGTGGATCGTGGCCTTTTTAATAGAGGACCACCCCCTCAACAGAGGAAGCGTTGCCGTGACTATGATG AAAAGGGTTTCTGCATGAGAGGGGACATGTGTCCGTTCGACCATGGAAGTGACCCAGTTGTGGTGGAGGATGTCAATTTGCCCAACATGCTGCCCTTCCAACCTCCACCACTTCCAGGTGACCAAAGACCACCCCCAGGcctgccaccaccaccacctcttaTGAACCCCCCGCCCGTGAACCTGCGCCCCCCCGTGCCCCCACCAGGTTCCCTCCCACCCAGCCTTCCACCTGTTGCAG gtcctcctcctccgctgcctcccCTGCAACCATCGGGCATGGATGCTCCTCCCAATTCTATGACCAGCTCTGTTCCCACCATTGTCACCTCTGGGATGCGCTCCTCTCTTCCCCCGGCCCCTGTCCCGCGCTTCACCTCTG ACAACTTTGAGACAGACGTGTATAATCCTGAGGCTCCCAGCATCACCAATACCTCAAGGCCAATCTACCGCCATCGGGTCAATGCCCAGAGACCTAACCTGATTGGGCTCACCATGGGGGATGTGGACCAGCCCCCAAGAG ACAAGATCCCGAACAACAGCATGAGGATCGTAATGGAATCTGATTTGAGGAAGAGACCACCTGGCCTTCTTGATGGAGGCCTTCCTATGAAGAAACCGTGGTTTGACAA ACCCAACTTTAACTCACCCAAACACCAGGGCTACCAGAAAAGAGTCCCTTTCCCCACCAACACCAAGCTGCTGGTTCGTCAAATTCCTCATGAGCTCAACAACATCAGCAAACTTAACGAACATTTCAGCAAGTTTGGGACCATCGTCAACCTACAG GTGGCCTTCCAAAATGACCCAGAGGGCGCACTGATCCAGTTTGCTGCCCCACACGAGGCTAAGCGGGCTATACAAAGCACAGAGGCGGTTCTCAACAACCGCTTCATCAGAGTGCACTGGTTTCGTGATGATGGGAGTGACGGGCAGGGCCAGTCCatcccacagcagcagccacagccaGACATG GCCTCCGACACGTCTCTGAAGCAGTCGGTCAAAGATCGCCTCGGACCTCTTCTCAATGCCAACTCTGAGTTCTCACAAGATACCAGTGTAGCCTctcag CAGACCCCCTCTAAGATGTCAGTGAAGGACCGTTTGGGTTTCTCTGCCAAACCAGCAGCTCCTGTTGAAAAA GTGTTTTCGACATCCTCGGGCCTCACAAAGACTGTATACAATCCTGATGCCCTCAGGGCGGCCCAGAAAACCACAGAGGAGGCTCTGAAGAAGAAACGG GAAGCACTAAGACTACAGCAGGATGTAAGGAAAAAGAAGCAGGAAATATTGGAGAAGCACATCGAGACACAGAAG CTCCTGATATCCAAACTtgagaagaacaaaacaatgaagGCAGAGGACAAAGCCAAGATCATGGAAACTTTAGGCACGTTAACCAAGAGCATCACCAAACTTCAAGAGGAGATAAAGGGAGTCTCGGCCAGCAACAACCAGCCTCGCACAGCCAAGAGCAAAGCCCAG gcGCAGAAGGAGCTGCTTGACGCGGAGCTGGACCTGTACACGAAGACCCAGGCCGGAGAGGACACTGCTCTGTTGAAGCTCAAGTACACGCAGCTGCAAATTGAG GCGGCTAGAAGGGGAATCCTGTCGGCAGGAAGAGGGCGGGGGGTCCACGCTCGAGGGCGCGGGGCTCTGAGGGCCCGGGGAAGAGGCTCCAGAGGACGGGGAAGAGGCGCTTCGCTGCACGCAGTTGTGGACCATCGACCGCGAGCGCTGGAGATCTTTGGATTCCCTGAAGCAGACCATGTGGACCTGCTGCCACACTTTGCT CAATTTGGGGAGATTGAAGATTGCCGGATTGATGAACACAACCTGTCTGCAGTCATAACCTACAAGACGAGAGCAGAGGCAGAACAG GCGGCTCTCCACGGTGTGAGGTTCAACAACCAGCACTTGCGTCTGGCCTGGCATAAAGTTGTCAAGACTCAGAGTACTGCAGATGTTGATGATGCAGGAccggaggaggatgag TACCCGGAGGAGTCGCTGAGTGACGACGCTTTGCTTCAggatgacgatgaggaggaagatgacaaCGAGCCTCGCTCTTGGCGTAGATGA